Proteins encoded within one genomic window of Lysinibacillus louembei:
- a CDS encoding ABC transporter permease, with the protein MVKEKDNKKEQEIVSAPPTGFQVIWREFLKDKVAMFSLVLMVLTISGVFIASLFFDPAEVMKVSLRDKYAPPSTAHWLGADIGGSDIFGQLIIGAKNSLLIAIAITLITGIAGIFIGLACGYFGGWIDNMFMRIIDFFITLPSLMIIIVFITIVPKYTVFTFIIIVSIFGWTGIARLVRSKALSESRRDYVNASKTLGTNDFVIIFKEVMPNISSILIVEATLNFAGNIGIETGLTFLGFGLPPSTPSLGTLVAYANNPLVMSTYWWVWLPAALFILILMLSINYVGQALRRAADAKQRLG; encoded by the coding sequence GTGGTTAAAGAGAAAGACAATAAAAAAGAACAAGAAATCGTCAGCGCTCCGCCAACAGGCTTTCAAGTAATATGGCGCGAGTTTCTAAAAGATAAAGTGGCGATGTTTTCATTAGTTTTGATGGTTTTAACGATTTCAGGTGTTTTTATCGCATCATTATTTTTCGACCCAGCAGAGGTCATGAAAGTATCGTTACGTGATAAATATGCACCACCGAGTACCGCTCATTGGCTTGGAGCAGATATTGGTGGTAGTGATATTTTTGGACAGTTGATTATCGGGGCTAAAAACTCGTTATTAATTGCGATTGCGATTACATTAATTACAGGTATAGCAGGTATTTTTATCGGTTTAGCCTGTGGTTATTTTGGTGGCTGGATTGATAATATGTTTATGCGTATTATCGACTTCTTCATCACATTGCCATCTTTAATGATTATCATTGTATTTATTACAATTGTACCGAAGTATACAGTTTTTACGTTTATTATCATTGTGAGTATATTCGGTTGGACTGGTATTGCACGTCTCGTACGTTCAAAAGCATTATCAGAAAGCCGTCGTGATTATGTAAATGCTTCGAAAACGCTTGGTACAAATGATTTTGTTATTATTTTCAAGGAAGTAATGCCAAATATTAGTTCTATTTTAATTGTTGAAGCAACATTAAACTTTGCAGGGAATATTGGGATTGAAACAGGTTTGACTTTTTTAGGCTTCGGTTTACCACCGTCAACGCCTTCATTAGGAACACTTGTAGCATATGCAAATAACCCGTTAGTTATGTCAACATATTGGTGGGTATGGCTACCAGCAGCATTATTTATTTTAATTTTAATGCTTTCAATCAACTATGTTGGACAAGCTTTACGTCGTGCAGCAGATGCTAAGCAGCGCCTAGGTTAA
- the opp4B gene encoding oligopeptide ABC transporter permease gives MWKTIIRRFLIMIPQLFVLSLLIFIMAKNMPGDPFTGKITPETDPARIEELREINGLNDPWYQQYARWVGNAFQGEFGNSYTYKVKVSTLIGERALNTFWLSLLTAVMLYAIAVPLGVLAGRFHNSWFDRGVVLYSFVSFAIPTFVLALILLYFFGYQLHWFPTTGSVDVREVPGSAGYYMSKIYHMILPAFTAAILGTVGIIQYLRTEVVDAKGMDYVRTARAKGVPARKVYSRHIFRNSLLPVAAFIGFTITGLLGGSIFIETIFAYPGMGQLFISSIASRDYSVITALVMLYGFLALLGSLLSDIIMSIVDPRIRIE, from the coding sequence ATGTGGAAAACGATTATTAGACGTTTCTTAATTATGATTCCACAATTATTTGTGCTGAGTTTATTAATTTTCATTATGGCGAAAAACATGCCTGGTGATCCATTTACAGGTAAAATTACGCCTGAAACAGATCCTGCACGTATTGAAGAATTGCGTGAAATAAATGGTTTGAATGATCCATGGTATCAACAATATGCGCGTTGGGTTGGTAATGCTTTCCAAGGGGAGTTTGGAAACAGTTATACGTACAAAGTAAAAGTATCAACATTAATCGGTGAACGTGCGTTAAATACGTTCTGGTTATCGTTATTAACAGCTGTAATGCTTTATGCAATCGCAGTGCCATTAGGGGTATTGGCAGGGCGTTTCCATAACAGCTGGTTTGACAGAGGGGTAGTTTTATATAGTTTTGTAAGCTTTGCCATACCGACATTCGTATTAGCATTAATTTTGCTATACTTCTTCGGTTATCAATTACACTGGTTCCCAACAACAGGCTCAGTAGATGTGCGTGAAGTGCCAGGCTCGGCTGGCTATTATATGAGTAAAATCTATCATATGATTTTACCTGCATTTACAGCAGCGATTTTAGGAACGGTTGGAATTATCCAATATTTACGTACAGAAGTAGTTGATGCAAAAGGCATGGACTATGTACGTACAGCACGAGCAAAAGGTGTGCCAGCACGTAAAGTGTATTCTCGACATATTTTCCGTAACTCGTTATTACCAGTTGCAGCATTTATTGGTTTTACAATTACGGGCTTATTAGGCGGTTCTATTTTCATTGAAACAATTTTCGCATATCCAGGTATGGGGCAACTATTTATTTCGTCTATTGCATCACGTGACTATAGTGTTATCACGGCACTCGTTATGTTATACGGCTTCTTAGCGTTATTAGGTAGTCTATTATCCGATATTATTATGAGTATTGTTGACCCACGAATTAGGATTGAATAG